From the Branchiostoma floridae strain S238N-H82 unplaced genomic scaffold, Bfl_VNyyK Sc7u5tJ_1499, whole genome shotgun sequence genome, the window AATCAAGGAAATAACTCATGCATTTGTTAAGGAAGTCCTAAAGATCGAGCAGAAGGTAGACAGTGAtgatacagagaaacacaaattgatGTTGAAGGCGGATAGGGGCTATGTACAAGAAGAGATCACAAGAATTGAACAAGAAGTAGATCCTTATAGCCTTGCTGACGAGGACCCAAAGATAAAAGATGTCGAGATGAAGAGAGTGGAAGCAATCAAAACATTGTGTCAGACACTGGTCCATCAGCGTGAAGTGTTCATAgctggccttgtagatgaatgcatggGGGTAAtgcgcccccctccctgtaagtacgccatgataggtttgggttcacaagccacaggattggtaacaccctactctgatctggaattcGCCCTTTTGGTAGATAAGGAAACTGAGGAAAATGTTAGTTATTTCCGTAACTTGACACATTATCTGCATCTGAAGGTGATAAATTTAGGTGAGACCATCCTCCCTGCCATGGCGATTAAGTCtcttaatgatttctactcagacgacccactggacagctGGTTCTATGACTCAGTAACACCGCGCGGTTttgcgttcgatggagccatgccacatgcatgcaagactccatTGGGCAGGGGTAGAAACAGCCGGGGAACAAGCGAACTCATCCGCACACCAAGCAATATGACCAACGTTCTGAAAGAAGACCTTACTCTCCAtctaaagaaaggctaccatcttgctAGTATACTGGGAAATGTGTCTTTTATCACAGGAGATCAGGGATTGGTAGATGAGTATAGGTCGTTATGGGCTCAGCAACTTCAAAACAATAATGGGATAGTTCCGCTGGTAATGGCAATCAATTTACTGGGTGAAAATGTATCGACTTTTCAATCTCAGGCTCTCACTGCCGAACTGCGGAATGTTAAGACAGAAATCTATcggttttcaagccttgcagtgtcctttttggcactacttcataacatacaaccgacTACAATCTGGGAAACTATCCAGGAGCTAAGAAACAGTGGAGTCATCGATAGTGAGAACTCACACCACCTGATGGTGCTAGTCAGTATATCAGCAGAACTGAGACTGCGGACATACATGAGCAATCGTGGTCAGGTAGAAAACATGTCAGTCTTATGGTCAATGTCGACCAATACCGGCATTGAAGAGAAattacagaaagtgttttacatctcaaatcCAAAACAGCTCATGAGATATTACTATACAGAAAGACCCCTGAAGCACTTTATATCACAGTTGACCGACGCTCAGTCGCTAAAAGAACCACCAATcttctttgacaattcttcagaGCTGAAAGCAAAGGTATATAAAAGTCTGTGTGACTTTGAAAATCTCAAGAAATGCTCAGAACAAACGCTACACAATTATTTATCGAAATATGGTGAAAACACTGCACACGGGGATGTTGCAGCCTCACTTGTCGACTTGGCTTTTGCTTTGATGACCCTTGGTGATCATAAAAAGGCTGTGCGCTATTATGAACAGCTACTACAGATGCGGTGGAGTATGTATGGTAagggcactgcacatcctgacattgccgaTTCAATTAGCGACTTGAGTGCCGCCTGGAGTTTCCTTGGGGATCACGGAAAGGCGCTCTactattttgaacagtcactacagatgaggcgcaGTATTTATGGGGAGGACAAtacacatcctgacatcgccgcctcacttaacaacttgggtgaagCCTGGAGAAACCTCGGGGactacagaaaggcggtcagctattatgaacaggcactagagatgaggcggagtatctatggtgaggacaccgcacatcctaacatcgccgcctcacttaacaacttgggtgccacctggagtaaccttggggataacagaaaggcgatcagctattatgaacaggcactagagatgaggcggagtatctatggtgaggacaccgcacatcctaacatcgccgattcacttaacaacttgggtgccacctggagtaaccttggggataacagaaaggcgatcagctattatgaacagtcactacagatgaagctgagtatctatggtgaggacactgcacatcctgacttcgccagctcacttaacaacttgggtggagCATGGACAAACCTCGGGGATCatagaaaggcgatcagctattatgaacaggcattaGAGATGATGAGGGGTATCTATGGGGAGGACACTGTACATCCTaacatcgccgcctcacttaacaacttgggtagtGCCTGGagaaaccttggtgatcacagaaaggcggtcagctattttgatcaggcactagagatgaggcggagtatctatggtaagaacactgcacatcctgacatcgcccaatcacttaacaacatgggtaacgcctggggaaaccttggtgatcacagaaaggcgatcagctattatgaacagtcactacagatgaagcggagtatctatggtgaggtcACTATACATCCTGGCATCGCCGCTTCGCTTTacaacttgggtgccacctGGAGTGAcctcggggatcacagaaaggcgatcagctattatgaacaggcactacagatgatgaggagtatctatggtaagaacactgcacatcctgacattgtaaAATCGCTTACCAATTTGTGCGTCGCCTGGAGAGAGCtcggtgattacagaaaggccaCTTACTATCTCCAACTAATGGAACAAATGCAACAGATCATTACAGCCTCAGATcatagcagctgtaaatgaccTCTGCTATTAGGCCACACtgtcttgattttatggatgacatccgcgcgcgcattgattttcgcctgttctaaaaaaagtCACCTCCTCGGAGCTCGAGGCTCCACTCAGGTCCGGAAATTGCCGACCCAAAAGGCCAGCATATGTCTGTTTGTTGCAAAACTCACCAAAACGCGCTGATTTTGTAGTAAATTGTGCTTGTACACACGCGTCTTGCTTTGCCGCgaatttgaaattttgcaatATGACCATGatatgactactagtattttccaagcagagtttaggctccggctgttttttagtcgtttttataggactttctattttatacagttttcttgatgtctcgcgatCGAACAGTGAAAAATAGCCCGATGGAAACGCCTAGAAAacgtcaaaacagccggagcctaacctctgcttgtataCTATGATACGACGAACACACCATCAAAATGCGTCAGCATCAAAGGAGGGCATTATTGTGGAtaggtactagtatacaatcgGCGAGGGGGTGTTATGCTTGCACAGTTGTACGAAAGTCTGTCGACGGCCAGCGAGTATTGCCCAGACAACTTCGAATATTCAAAGAGTTAGTTGACGTTCTATCCTGAACGATGAGAGAAATGGGAGAGGAGGTCAGTTCGATTGCCAAACCATGTATGCTGAGACTGCCCTTTATAATTAACTCATTCTTATCACAGTCATATATCATTCACAGTCCTTGGAACCATATACCTTCTAATAGTGTACTTCTTTGATCGTTCCTGTCAATATATTAGATATCGGTTACTTCAGCTGAGTCTGCCAAGATGAACAATACAGCCAACATGTGCCTCCTGCAAATAAATACTcgttgtttcttttgatacaccgTGTTCTGTGGTTTATTTATTGATTCGTTTGGTTGAAATACCAGTCAGCCAAGGCCGCCCAACTAGCCGAGGCTGTTACAAAGGGCTGGCATTGCTGTTCTGTGGTTCAATGcagcttttttctttcttcgctggatttttattttgttgtggAGAATAAACACAGTGTTGAAATTCGGGCTAAAACCTCCCTTATCTAGTCGAATTCGAACTTTGTTCGACGATGTTCGACCTTACGTAATTCGAATCGAACCCATGATCTGTTTAGGATCATCTGCGGTCATCGCATGAACCAGTGCTGTCGGACTTTCCCCCTCTAGTGCCTTGCATCAGACAAACAAAATAGTGTTTCACgtatataaacaatattcttaaCAGTTATATCTCTGCTGTCACTTTGCTGGGGACCgttgacatgtaacaaagctgttAGCGTTAGTGCTTGTGACCTAGCCTTATAAGAGTTGTTTACACCGGCACCAATTTCCCCGTGCGGCAtaacatgcgtgcaaacatcgtatAAGACTGCGCCCAAGAGGAGTCCACCTAACGGCTCAAAATAACTGCAACGGTTTCCCAGAGATattggtttgttttctttttggaaTTCTTTAATACTGCCCTTGATTTCAAATTATTGGTAATTGAGTgcggaaaatgtactttttacaCATATCTGTTGACCGTCACCTAACTTAAAGGGATATATTGTAagattttggcgccaaaatataaaatgttgaaaatctCCAGTCAGATTAACATTTTTAACTTATTTCAAACATATCTgcctcattttttttcacatttccagCGTTAATTTACAACTCGAAAGTAAGcagcgaccaaattcacttactgcCGGGTCGCCTACCGGAAGTAAATCAGTCCTAGATTTGCAAATCGACCGATTCGGTCACAGATCTTCGGCGCTTCGCGGCGAATTTCAACAAAGTTCAGAAACGATTCGAGCGAatcaccgaacgcgttctagaGCGCTCCGTGGTTCGTCGGAATGTTGAATAAAATGGTGGTGCGGCGGCGGTGgaaagtgcgcatatttcaagacgtcctcATCACACAACAAACCTTGTGAATATTGACGTGCAGTGTAATAACGTAGATTTtgaactcataatgtagaaaaatgacctaaaacagtaactttatttttttttacattatatccCTTTAAAttcagaaattaaaaaaaaaatttaaaaaaagtttcattttaCTCTAATTGACGAAAAATATAGAAATTAGGGATATCCGGTGATATTCGGAGCCAATCTTATCAATTCTTAGCAAAACAAAACGCATACATAAAaccagaaaataatcgtctttagGAGCCAAATTTCCGAAAAATCGACCATTTATCTAAAAATGCCAACATTCAAAGTAACGCTATATAAAAGTCGCTAATTTCAAAGAGATTCTCTAGCGGTTGGGAAAATATTGGCctcctgtaacccgatactTTGCCGAATGTGCCTAGCAACGGGAAAtgataccctagcaaccgaccgccgtaaAAGACTTTTTATGAATGTCTACCAAAATTTAAGTCATTGTGAGGATTACTTTGCGGGCAAGGTCTTCGTATACTTCATGGAATAAGTAACACCACCCACACTGTTCACAGTTCACACTTATTTACTACGGGACTTTAACTGTCCCCTGCCCACAGGAGAGGCCGGGTGGATGTTGCGCGGGCCGCTTTAAGCGAGATTTATATTGTTTTCGTCACTTACCTACTGAATTTCAAAAGGACATCGACTAGAAAGTAGTcaaatgaccacaatgatttgaaatttggtggtcATTGATAAAATACTAAaattatatgatgatgatgccccgaaatttgagttgtgcaccttttttctgggtgaggccgagaacttagcATTGTATTTGGTGCCCAACGCCTTGGACATGATCAGGTACATATTTACTTGATTGATTTATTTCTcatattattttattttctcaatTGCTAAGCCATATTTTCCATGAAGGCCCTGGACACACGTATACACAGAGTTTGCGCAcaatacatttatatacataaaGCGACAAGTCCATcatacaaatcaaaatcataactcATTCTCATAGTCGTCATCCGTGCCAAGTATAGTATATCGTATAATCAGGGGTCATAATTTATGTTTTTAgaaacgtcgatgtaggttagacatccaggtaataagatacgccaaaaagtagttactcaggcaactggatatgattttggaaaaacggttagacgtttcaactactatcctgtagctttcgtcagtgatactgATGTGTTAAGAAGTTTCTTGAAAGAACGGTCAGTCGTGGCCACTCTAGCCGAAGCTGGTAGCTCATAAAAAGCAAATACACCTCTGTTTGGAAATTTTCGACGGCCGAATTCGAGTCTgactaaagctaggggcacaaccagCCGTacgtacgtgctttttgtccgtacgttttttggggaggtcaCGTCCGCCAGGACTGCCAAGAGCACGGAGCggagtacgtctcaacgcacgtctctcgcacggttgcgcaagctAATGTGTAAGTATGTGCACAgcggtctgcacgccacgcctggccgtggGCCGGTTGCtcgcatcgttcgttgcgcaagtggtaagtgaattgtacgtgcttacaacgtacaatctctgtgcgattgcacacgttttggcacgtagacaccacgcagttgcaagtacggcgggttgtgcctctAGCTTTAGGGAAGCTGCAATGGTATATTTGTATTGTGCCCAGGAGggtcgttctcattgaaatgtcgaaaatagcatttttttggtcgaaaaataaatcggctttattttcactgaaaactactagtacttggttgtttgggaaaattcctcttttaaccatagccaaaaaatggcaactgattattttcggtcccattggtaatgcattacaggacatgtaacaaacgttaccggtaacgtttgttacaacagtagactttaccctgttttcttcgaaaggacttaccttattgactacatcatttaggtataagtggatgtccctagggacatttgaaaagtgggcagcttttttacaccaggtcaaatagaaagcttcgACAGCATCGAAcgatggtaacgtttgttacagtcatttctttacaacatattgttaagcaaggtgggatacaaatgacagtcaacaaccctttcttgtttctttagaaagccagaaaaaactgtacagcgtcacaaaaaaggccatttctagtcttatatgtGGATAacataaccgtggcaaccatcgtacaagtggtggtaacgtttgttacagaatctggcgacaggcataaacctcctcacacagcctccaagatcagtgacaggagcgatctgacgtgatcggtcagagggcctggtcagctggtttcacctgccgaacaatcgttctgggaactgaattgttacatttttggctactttttgaattcttcgtttcttctcaggcgacagccgtTTTTTAGGGTGCTAAATCCCACCCGTGggtataataatcttctaacccatcaacatatacgaatgttgtggtgcatcttttgtaaaacattactggggttgtggaaaaatgaaggaaccagtgatgttgtctataatttgctccatatcaaggcgtaaagtcaggcgacagcatttcgacatttaaatgagaacgagccaggAGTGAGACGTCCTATCAAATATTTGAAGTACACGAACTTCGACATCAGCGGGGGAGGGGGCACTCTGTTTTCGCAGATGTAGGCCTCTGAAGTTTTATCATTCGGCAGGGTAAGTATATAATAACCAACGCCTTGGACATGGCCCGATACAAGAAGTTCCACCTCAGCGGGGAGGGACACGGCCGGCCGCCTGGTGGTCCCGGAGGACACCTAACGGCAGACCCAAAATGTGCAGTCATTTAAGCTAAggtcacaacccgccgtacgtgcaatttgtccgtacgttttttgggaggccacgtccgccacgtatttctgactACGTGGGGAACGAAtagcaagagcagggagggagtcaacatggcaacacaaagttttgccttcaCATAAAGTTCTACGACGTGTCTGCGTGttccaaaatccgtcagattccctacgagttcgtacggaggcagtacttaccacttacggatcccgaaagattgtccacgttttggcacgtagatagCACGTATTGGCACGTACAGCGGGTGGTGCCCTTAGGTTTAAGCTGGTATGGTATTATGAAACCTGTACCAAGATGTCAGTGTACGTGTGGAGCTTTAACTCTGGTCTATAGATATGCTCCCTAGCCAACACGTGCATCGTCCCGAAGGAAACATGAGAGCCCGCAGCTGTTACAAAGTCCACCAAGGCACAACCCATAAGGTCACAATGAGTCATAAACTCCGACCCAACAAACACAGACTGTTTGTTCCAAGCTGATAGCTTATACTCATAGGTCTGTAGTAGCGTAAGATGGGAGCTCTCGTGAATGTGTTCCTTGTGGTCTGCTTTATAATAGTCGGACAGGTCTTAACCATGACCAGCCCAGATCTACAGCAGAGGCTACAGGATCTCCACACTTTCATCCAGAACCTGATGACATGTGAGTCCAGGCCTGTAGTCGGACTGACCGTGTCCGTGGTCAAGAACGGCCAGACCATTTTCGCCAAGGGTTACGGCCAAAGGGACCTGCAGACGGGACAAGCTGTGGACAACAGGACTCTCTTCGGAGTCGGCTCCATCTCCAAGTCCTTCACCCCAGCCCTGTTAGCGGGCATTCTCGGGGAGAGGGAAGACGTGAGCTGGGACACCGTCCTGACGGACATCCTGGGGCCGTCCTTCAGGTTCAGGGACCAGTTACGAACCGAAGAAGCGACCATACGAGACCTCTTAGCCCACAAAATCGCACTGGAGAACCTGTTGTATGTCGCCGTAAAGcgaagggcacaacccgccgtacgtgcaaatacgtgctgtctgcgtgccaaaacatgggcaatcttttgggatccgtaagtggtaatattagtaagtaccgcctccgtacgaactcgtagggaatctgacggattttggagcacgcagacacgccgtagaactttacgtgcaggcaaaactttgtgtgccatcgggctgcggattcgccccccgtacgtgccagtacgggtgacgcgcctgccctgtacagcctgaacgttttcataaaaacgtggcggacgtggcctcaaaaaaaaaacgtacggacaaattgcacgtagggcgggttgtgcccttagctttataaTGGGCCCAGAGATCGACAGATCGGAGTTTGCACGGTAGGTTTTCTTACGTCATAAATAATTATCAATAGTTCGACCATTGTCTGTTCTAGATTTGCGATATAACAACAACCTTATGCACACGTATACTCGGAGGAATTACTAAATATTTCAGTTTTGGTCAACCGATAAATGGAGGTTCATGAACGCCGTAGAAAAGAGCATTAgctttgactttggcattgaCTTTGACATCAGCCAAAGTTAATATTTGTTTTCGTTTCCGAACTTCACGTACAAGTTTGAAATGCTTGCACACTTGACTGTGGCTTCGCTTCAGCCTCTTGCTTTAGTACGTCCGATAGACAACATCTATTGTGATGAAAGATGAATGGATGCCAAACTAGCTTTGTTTAACAATGATAAATCATATTCCCATGATGCTAATGCCACAATGCTAAAGAatgaatgtaaaatgtaatggtCATGTCAAAGAAGAATAAGATAAGGGACTTTTAGATGAAGTTTTACACACAGTAAATATTGTAAGTTTGTCAAAACAAAGTTGTCTTTTGCAGCCAGTTTTTAAGACGTTTTTAACGGTAATTCTTCTGTTTAATAATAAGAAACTGTAACGATACATTATCTGCCAATTTTCATATTGCGCCCCTAACTTAAGAGCACCCGTAAAACATGAAAGAGTTATCAAAGAAGTAGTTAATATAAATGTAGGTTGCATATGAAATAGGTAAATAAAGTGGCCTTGTGTTCAAATCCCTACCAGTCCCGTTGTTAATATCATGCCATTGAAAAGGAAATTTACACCCACTTTCTCAGTCCGTCCGGTTTTGTAGTTACAGattgtatatatacagtaaAGGTGTAACAAATCAGTAATTTGTtcagatatactagtatgtccaAGTCTTTTAGAACTAAAACTCCCTAACCCTAGTCACacttccaaacaaacaaacaaaacattgagAATTTCCCTTATTGATAATTTCTCTTGCAGACGAATGCGGTACTACAGGGAGATCTACCCATTCCGCACCACCTTTCGTtacaatgacgtcatgtacACGCTGGCCGCTCACGTCGCCGAAAAGCTCGCCGGAAAACCCTTCGAGACCCTCCTGCGAGAACGAATCCTACAGCCACTGGGTATGAACGACACAGTGTACTTAGCCGAGGCATTAGAAGCTGGAGACTTCACCAACTTTGcccaaacgtacctgtcctacAACAGAAGCGGCGAATCGGAGATGCGCAGTCGTGAGGAATacaggtatgtgtgtgttgCAGGTGTCAAGCCAAATGTTTGCCCATGCCAAATATTTGCTCCGACACTTAATGGGGTCTATATAAACAATTTATCTTGCTTCGTTACAGACCTCCTGAAAAAGCGACTTTAATTTTGGTCCTAGTGACCTATTGATATGCCAAACCTCACTTTTCAGCCCAACTATCAAATATTTGCTCAGACACAAATTAATAATGGGGTCGCACTTCACACGTAATTAATAAAGCTTAATAGGCATCCTGACAATGCAACATTAAGACCCTATGACCCATTTATATGGCTACTTTCCAGGACACACACGTGCACTACCAAATGGAACGACGATTTTGCGCATCACAGATATTGCGTGACACCGAGGGATTATGATTTCAACGAGTCAACGCCCGAATGAACTTAACTAATAGCGTAGTTACCTGAAATATTTGCCATTATACGGCATTATACATTGGTAGGTAAGCAATTCGATTCGACATATTAAGATTGGAATTTTTTGGTACATCTCTTTCCTTAAGGTCTGTCAAGTTGCATCTTCCAGCAGCGGGTGTGGTGTCCAATGCCTTGGACATGGCCCGGTACATGAAGTTCCACCTCAGCGGGGGGAGGGACACGGCCGGCCGCCTGGTGGTCCCGGAGGACACCTTACGGCAGACCCAAACCGCGAGCGCCGTCATGTCCTCGTACTGGGACAAAGTCGAGCCGTACTGGCCAGTAGAAGCGTGGCTGACGCAGGGATATGGAATGGGTCTGTCTACCGGTTCCTATAGAGGTACTAGTATCTATTGTTGCCATTTAGTTAATATACTTCGGTCACAATTGAAGCGGCCATTCCGCCCAGTTCATGGGctgtttctctctttttttttttggtaatttctGGCGTGAACCCTACGTGACCCGACGGGACACCTTGTGGCTATTAGGCTGTATTTGGGCACGGTCGGGCGTCGGATTTTTCTATAACtcggagttaaaatcaactCGGAACCCGACGACAAATAAATAGACGCCCTGACCTATCTGTGGTTGCACCAAAAACAGACGGAGCCGAtgctctgctttgagagtacgaGAAGCCGTCTGTAACTTAAACTGGAGGTTTTGCTGTGGTTTCTAAAGAAATGTTGGATAAAATATTGTGCATGTTTTCGCGACTGAATCAACGAATGTGTCATTAACGAAAGACAGTGCACGTGAATaccatctgaaatgtctgaccgtttccaaaaccatatatATCCAGAGCAAATGTTATTTGGCATACTGCGCATGGATTGAGATAAAGCAAGATATTTCAACCCGTACCCGTGATATCGTTGCAATGTAATAACAAAAACTAACGTATTTAACGGAGGTATGGCATCTTCGAATTCTTGTATGTTCTGTGCAGGCTACGGACGAGTTTATCACCGTGGGTCTATGGTGGGCTTCACATCTCTGCTGTCCCTGTATCCCTCCGCGTCAGGAGGCGTCTTCACCTCCTTGAACGGTCCAACCACAACGGCCGATAACATCCATGACGTCATCCACTACCAGGTTTCAGATATTCTGACAGGTACAACTTTTTCTTTtgtcggataggacgttaaatggaggtcccgtgattggggagagccataccttagccaccttaaagaacccaccacgcgtgcgatggtgcggtgtgcgatggagataatcatttgtttgtcattggtgattcactacaaataacccggatggaggcctgccGAACCTCCGCCTAGTattcagccatacggtgattaacatcattcacccagacgggagacctggcgcatccccgtcttgtaattagccaacaaaagggtatgtcaccccgtaaggggcgatataaccccgtcgtgtgtaagcacgtcgacctatgatgatgatgatgatgatgtattggtaaaaaaaaagaatccgtCCTATAGCTGGCAAAGAGATAGTTAGTTTAAGTCCTTCCTATACCAGACAATGCATAGGGCGGCGCGCactctccgtttcagtagccctggggcCACACAAATTTGTGCaaacactacagcagggggctagtccactggtagtggtgtgttcaacttccatactctttctcaaacgctgagtgctaagcagggaaatcagcatgtaccatttttaaaggcTTTCGTATGAGTGgaccggggatcaaactcacgacctaccgaatggaGGGCTAACACCCCCCGTAGCAAAACCTGCCACATCTTATCAATGTCAGGTAATCATTCCAATAAATCTCAATACTTGGCAACTAAAGA encodes:
- the LOC118407911 gene encoding beta-lactamase-like; translated protein: MGALVNVFLVVCFMIVGQVSTMTSPDLQQRLQDLDTFIQDLMTCESRPVVGLTVSVVKDGQTIFAKGYGQRDLQTGQAVDNRTLFGVGSISKSFTSALLAAILGEREDVSWDTVLTDILGPSFRFRDQFRTEEATLRDLLAHKIALENPWYVAVIMGQDIDRAEFSRRMRYYREIYPFRTTFRYNDVMYTLAAHVAEKLAGKPFETLLRERILQPLGMNDTVYLAEALEAGDFTNFAQTYLSYNRSGESEMRSREEYRSVKLHLPAAGVVSNALDMARYMKFHLSGGRDTAGRLVVPEDTLRQTQTASAVMSSYWDKVEPYWPVEAWLTQGYGMGLSTGSYRDGADALL